The Bartonella australis AUST/NH1 genome contains the following window.
TTAATAGCCGATAGCCTCAAAATTATTCTTAATAGCTTAGAAGATGCAAAAGCAGGCGATATTGTTTCTATTAACATTCAAGATAGGTCATCTTTCGCCGATTATATGGTTCTCGCTTCGGCGCGTTCTCAGCGTCATCTTTCGGCTGTCACCGGTTATTTACTGCGTAATTGGAAAAACAGCGGACGCGGACAAGTAAGGGTGGAGGGGCTCTCTGGCGGCGGTTGGGTGTTAATTGATACAGGAGATATTATTGTTCATCTTTTTCGCCCAGAAATTCGCGCTCTTTATGATTTAGAAAAAATATGGCTTGCTCGGGATTAAAGTGATACAAGCTCGGTTTTCATTTAGGGCAATTGATATGCAAATTTCTATTTTTGCTGTTGGTCGTATGAAAAAAGGAGCTGAGCAAAAATTAGTTCACCATTATTTAGACCGTTTTTCTAAAAGCGCTAGGGGGGTAGGTCTCCATTTAGCAAAGTTGCAAGAAATATCAGAGAGTCGTGCTCAGACAGCCTATCAGCGTATGGAAGAAGAAGGTAAGAAACTCTTGGAATTTTTGCCTGAAAAGTGTCGATTAATTGTATTGGATGAGCGCGGAAAGTCAATTTCGTCGCCTTTTTTCGCCGAAAAATTAGGGTTTTACCGTGACGAAGGCGTCCGCGATTTGGTAATTGCGTTGGGGGGTCCTGACGGACATAGCGAGCAGGTAAGAAAGCGCGCTGATTTTCTTTTATCGTTTGGTTTTATGACGTGGCCACACCAAATCGCGCGCATATTACTCACAGAACAGCTCTACCGGGCCGTGACTATTGCCGGTAATCATCCTTATCACCGTTTTTAATTTTTGTATATGTTTTTTGGCACCTATTTATACGCTTATTAATATTGTTTTAGGTGTCACCATTTAAAGCACTTTTAATTTATGCGATTGGGTTTGGATGGTTAGATAAATGAAGCGGCTTCTTCATGGAAAGATGCGATATTTATATAAGGGATGGGTGATGTCTGTGGTTTTGACATCTGGCGTAGCGGGATATTCATCTATACTACATGCAGAAAATACACAGAGTCGTGAGGCTGCGCGTAAAGCATTGGCAGAAATTCGCCAAAATATCTCTGTATCGCGTAAGCACGTCGCTTTTCTTGCTAACCAAATTGACCGTTTAAAAAAAGATCAACGTACTGTAACTGATGCATTAATAAAAGTGGCTAAGGCGGAACGTGATGCGGCAAATGATATTGCTGAAAGAGAAAAAGAACTTGAGCAACTTATAGAGCGGCAGGAGTTTGTGCGCCAAAACTTAAGAAGGCGTCGTGCTGAATTTTCAGAAGTGCTGGCTATCTTGGAACGAATGGGGCTAAAGCCGATTCCCGCTCTTCTAGCACGGCCTGAAGATGTATTAGCTTCTATACGCAGTTCCATTTTGTTGGGGACTGTTATTCCAGAAATGCAAGAAAAAACGCATGCTTTGACAGTAAGTCTCAAGGAATTATCTAAGTTAGATCATTTGGTTACTGCGGAATACAAGGCTTTAAAAGCTAAAATGCAAAATCAAGCCGAGCAGAGAAAGTATTTAGAGCTTTTATTAAATGAAAAAGAAAAATTGCAAATAGGATCGGAAAAAGAGCTTGCAGAACAGCGACAAAGAAATGTTATTCTTTCTAAAAAAGCTCAGTCTTTGGAAGAAATGATTTCAGAGTTTGATCACCGGTCACAGCTTAAACTCAATTCATCGGCGCAGATGCGAAAAAATTTGCAATTGTTAGAGAGGTTTGATTTCGAAAGCCGAAAAGGCTCTTTATTTTTGCCTGTTTCAGGAAAAAAAATTCAGCAATTTAATAGTGGTTCGCGCGCTGCGCGCTTTGGTGAAATAATTGCGACAGAACCTGCCGCTGTAGTTACAGCACCTACTGATGCCTTTGTTGCTTTTGCCGGGCCGTTCCGTTCTTATGGACAGCTCATTATTCTCAATGTTGGACGTGGTTATCATATTATCCTTATTGGGATGTCTAAAATTAATGTAAATCAAGGCCAGTTTGTTCTTTCAGGTGAGCCTCTTGGGAGGATGGGTACGCAATTTATCGCGAACGCTTTCTCATTGGATATAGGCAAAAGTGTTCCGATGCTTTACATTGAGTTTAGGAAGCGGGGAAAGCCTGTAAATCCAAATCTCTGGTGGCGAATTGAAAAATCGGGAAGGAACCAAAATGATTCGTAAAGTTGTTCTTTTGGTTGTCGGGGTACTGCTCGGCGCTAGTTCAATGATTATAGTGCAGCCCGTTGCTGCTGATAATGAGGGTAATGTTTATAAACGTCTAGCCGTATTTGGCGATATCTTTGAGCGGGTGCGTGCACAGTATGTAACAGTTCCGGATGATAAAGAGCTTATTGAAAATGCCATCAACGGCATGCTCTCGTCGCTTGACCCGCATTCATCTTATATGGATGCTCAAGAAGCCAAGGATATGCAGGATTCTACTAAAGGAGAGTTTGGAGGCATTGGTATTGAGGTAACTATGGAGAAAAATTTAATTAAAGTTGTTTCTCCGATGGATGATACGCCCGCTTCAAAAGCAGGTATTTTAGCAAGAGATCTCATTTCAAAAATTGATGGCGTACAGGTGGGCGGTAAGACATTGAATGAGGCTGTTAATCAGATGCGGGGTGCTGTTGGAGCGCCTATCACGCTAACAATTATTCGTTCTGGTGTTGATAAGCCGTTTGATGTTAAGGTTGTTCGTGATATCATTAAGATAAAAGCAGTTAAATATCGCGTTGAAGGTGATATCGGATATTTAAGACTTATTAAGTTTTCTGAGAAGACTTTCGGTGACCTCCGAGCTGCAATTAAAGATATTCAGTCCAAGATTCCTCAAAATAAGTTGAAAGGATATGTTCTTGATTTGCGGCTTAATCCCGGTGGTCTGTTAAATCAAGCTGTTAGCGTCTCAAGTGCTTTTCTTGAAAAAGGCGAGATTGTTTCAACTCGCGGTCGCAGAAAAAATGATGTGATGAGGTTTGACGCTAAGCCGGGGGATTTAATTAATGGAAAGCCTCTCATTGTGCTTATAAACGGTGGTTCGGCGAGTGCTGCCGAAATTGTCGCAGGTGCTTTACAGGATCATCGTCGTGCTACAATTTTAGGTACGCAGTCTTTCGGTAAGGGGTCGGTTCAAACAGTTATCCCTTTAGGCGAAAATGGCGCTTTGCGTTTGACGACGGCGCTTTACTATACGCCAGCAGGTACATCAATTCAAGGAACTGGAATTACACCGGATATTATTGTAGAGCAGCCGTTACCTGAAAAATATAAGAATTATGATGTAAAGCTTGGTGAATCTAAGCTAAAAGGACACATCAAAGGAAAACAGGAGAGTGATCGAGGATCTGGTTCGGCCGCTTTTGTCCCAAAAGATCCTAAGGACGATATTCAATTAAATGAAGCTTATAAGCTTTTACGAGGTGAAATGGCGAATGCAGCATTTCCACCAGATCCCAATAAAAGTATTTTAAAGTAAGAAAAATTTGCGCTGTCTTTTTTGTATGGCTCGTGCTCTTTTAGAGGAATAGTTAAATGGATGCGGTCGTTGATTTTGAATCCCTTCCTTATCGAAGATGCGTCGGGATTCTTGTATTTAATCATGTAGGTAAGGTTTGGGTTGGGCACCGTCTGATGACGTTTTCTCACACAAACACCCAAATATCTCAGTGCTGGCAATTGCCTCAAGGGGGAATTAACGAAGGGGAAGAGCCGTTAGATGCCGCACGACGTGAACTTTACGAAGAAACCGGGATTCGGTCGATAAAGTTGATTAAGGAAGCACAGGGTTGGTTTCATTACGATTTTCCACAAGAGCTTGTGGGATGTGTATTAGAGAATAAATACCGCGGGCAAATACAAAAGTGGTTTGCTTTTCAGTTTACAGGAGAGCCTTCTGAAATCAAGATTAATCCACCTCCAGATGGCAATAAAGCAGAATTTGATCAATGGAAATGGGTTAATCTCGAAACACTGCCTTCAATTGTTATTTCTTTTAAGAAGCGCGTTTATATAAAAATTGTCAGAGAATTTCGCGATAGCATCAGACATTTATAAAATCTATAATCACGGAAAGCTGCTTTTTGCCAAGGTACTTTATATCGTATATATATCGCGTACGTCCATTATGGATAGTGTAAAGTGATTCTACTCGTCAATTTTATTTTACATAAAGAACTGGGATATAAAATGAAAAAGTTATTAAATTTCTTTGTAATTTCCGCTCTCTTGAGCGTTTCCTCTGCAGCATTTTCTCAAAACGCAAAGCTAAGCGCAGAGAAGCCTGCTGCGGCTATGTTGCCCAATGGTGCTTCTTCTTTAACGGAGACTTATGGTTTATGGAGCGTTAACTGTGGCGTCCAAGAGGGAAAGAAAATCTGTTTTATGAACCGTCAAGAAGTTAATAATCAGAATCGTGTCATTTTGGCTATGAATATTATTCTTGGTGCTGATGGTGGCGTGTCTGGTAGTTTGACTGTTCCTTTTGGCGTTTTGGTTTCTAAGCCTATTCGCTTGCAAGTGGATGATGGAAGGGCTGTTGTTGAAACTGGTGTTCGGACTTGTATACAAGCAGGTTGCCTTGTTCCAATAGCTTTTGATAAAAATTTTGTT
Protein-coding sequences here:
- the rsfS gene encoding ribosome silencing factor, translating into MRKDINLENAPQKGHCSITAVEEGFFLIADSLKIILNSLEDAKAGDIVSINIQDRSSFADYMVLASARSQRHLSAVTGYLLRNWKNSGRGQVRVEGLSGGGWVLIDTGDIIVHLFRPEIRALYDLEKIWLARD
- the rlmH gene encoding 23S rRNA (pseudouridine(1915)-N(3))-methyltransferase RlmH, producing MQISIFAVGRMKKGAEQKLVHHYLDRFSKSARGVGLHLAKLQEISESRAQTAYQRMEEEGKKLLEFLPEKCRLIVLDERGKSISSPFFAEKLGFYRDEGVRDLVIALGGPDGHSEQVRKRADFLLSFGFMTWPHQIARILLTEQLYRAVTIAGNHPYHRF
- a CDS encoding murein hydrolase activator EnvC family protein; its protein translation is MSVVLTSGVAGYSSILHAENTQSREAARKALAEIRQNISVSRKHVAFLANQIDRLKKDQRTVTDALIKVAKAERDAANDIAEREKELEQLIERQEFVRQNLRRRRAEFSEVLAILERMGLKPIPALLARPEDVLASIRSSILLGTVIPEMQEKTHALTVSLKELSKLDHLVTAEYKALKAKMQNQAEQRKYLELLLNEKEKLQIGSEKELAEQRQRNVILSKKAQSLEEMISEFDHRSQLKLNSSAQMRKNLQLLERFDFESRKGSLFLPVSGKKIQQFNSGSRAARFGEIIATEPAAVVTAPTDAFVAFAGPFRSYGQLIILNVGRGYHIILIGMSKINVNQGQFVLSGEPLGRMGTQFIANAFSLDIGKSVPMLYIEFRKRGKPVNPNLWWRIEKSGRNQNDS
- a CDS encoding S41 family peptidase — its product is MIRKVVLLVVGVLLGASSMIIVQPVAADNEGNVYKRLAVFGDIFERVRAQYVTVPDDKELIENAINGMLSSLDPHSSYMDAQEAKDMQDSTKGEFGGIGIEVTMEKNLIKVVSPMDDTPASKAGILARDLISKIDGVQVGGKTLNEAVNQMRGAVGAPITLTIIRSGVDKPFDVKVVRDIIKIKAVKYRVEGDIGYLRLIKFSEKTFGDLRAAIKDIQSKIPQNKLKGYVLDLRLNPGGLLNQAVSVSSAFLEKGEIVSTRGRRKNDVMRFDAKPGDLINGKPLIVLINGGSASAAEIVAGALQDHRRATILGTQSFGKGSVQTVIPLGENGALRLTTALYYTPAGTSIQGTGITPDIIVEQPLPEKYKNYDVKLGESKLKGHIKGKQESDRGSGSAAFVPKDPKDDIQLNEAYKLLRGEMANAAFPPDPNKSILK
- a CDS encoding RNA pyrophosphohydrolase, yielding MDAVVDFESLPYRRCVGILVFNHVGKVWVGHRLMTFSHTNTQISQCWQLPQGGINEGEEPLDAARRELYEETGIRSIKLIKEAQGWFHYDFPQELVGCVLENKYRGQIQKWFAFQFTGEPSEIKINPPPDGNKAEFDQWKWVNLETLPSIVISFKKRVYIKIVREFRDSIRHL
- a CDS encoding invasion associated locus B family protein; translation: MKKLLNFFVISALLSVSSAAFSQNAKLSAEKPAAAMLPNGASSLTETYGLWSVNCGVQEGKKICFMNRQEVNNQNRVILAMNIILGADGGVSGSLTVPFGVLVSKPIRLQVDDGRAVVETGVRTCIQAGCLVPIAFDKNFVAALRAGKQLKLAMTVAAPGEPDLNDLFVQLNGFSNALNRLMNLQK